Part of the Aminivibrio sp. genome is shown below.
CGGAAATTCCGGTTTCCACGTGTCCCGTGTCGTCGATGATATACACGTTGGTGCGGGTTTCGCCGGGAATGTGGACGAAATTCGTGGTGATGCGGAACGTCCGGAGGGCATGGCGGATATACTCTCCGTTGAATCCCGCGAGAAATCCCATTGCCGTGGAGGAATAGCCGAACTGGGCCAGAAGGGTGGAAACATTGATGCCCTTGCCGCCAGGGGACCGGCTGCTTTTTGTGGCCCGTATCCAACCTCCGGGGCGGAACTCGGGAACCACGTATTCTTCGTCCACAGCAGGATTGAGGGTGACCGTCAATATCATGACCTGCTCCTCCCGGGCACGGGGCCGTTCCTGTTGCGATCCTGGAACGCCCTGCGGGATTTTTGATCTACTTCTTCAGAAATTCTCCGGCCGACGATGCGTCGGTGACGGGAGTCATTTTCACCGTTTTCCCCGAGGCTAGCTCCACCATGGCGGGAAGGGAGGGGAGTCCGAGCTTCTCCACCATGCGGGCGTTCTTGTAGCCGTCCACGAGCGCGATCTTTATCCCGGCGTCCCTGGCCAAGGCCTCCACTTCGTCGGAGAGCTTCACTTGCTCCCTGTCGATGCTGGAATAGAACAGGGCGGTCACGTGCTCAGGGTCGAGAAGAACGGAACGGAGGTGAACCTGCTCGTTGATGTAGGCGGAAGCGCTCATGGCGGCAATCGCTCCGTCGGACGCGGCGGTGACCACCTGGCGCAGCCTCTTGTCACGGACGTCCCCCGCAGCGAAAATGCCCTCCACGGAAGTTTCCATGGCATCGTTGGTCTTGATCCAGCCGCCCTTGGCGGCTGCGACGAGTCCCCTCACGGGCTCGTCGTGGGGGGATTGGCCCACGAACATGAAGACGCCGGCAACAGGAAGATTCGACACCTCGCCGGTCTTTATATTCTTCAGTACGAGGTTCTCCACCATACCGTCCCCTTCGATCTTCTCCACCACCGTGTTCCAGACGGGAACGATTTTCGGGTTGGAGAGAGCCCGTTCCACGGCGGCGCGGTCGGCCCGGAACTCATCCCTCCGGTGGATGATGTAGACTTTCGACGCAAAGGTGGTGAGATATTCGCCTTCCTCCACGGCTGTATTGCCGCCGCCGACGACAGCGATCTCCTCGCCTTCGAAAAAGGCGCCGTCGCACACGGCGCAGTAGCTCACGCCCTGGCCTATATGCTCGGCCTCACCTTCGCACCCCAGTCGGCGGAAATAGGCTCCCGTGGCTATGATGACCGCTTCGGCCTCGATCTCGCCTTTATTGGTCACGACGACTTTCGCTTCGTCGCGAACTTCCACGGCGGACACGTCGGCATCGCGGAATTCCGTCTTGAACTTTTCCGCATGGCTCCGGAACATGGCGGCAAGCTCGGGACCGGTGGCATGTTCCACTCCCGGCCAGTTTTCAATTTCCTCGGTTATGTTGATCTGTCCGCCGGGAACACCCTTTTCGAGAAGCAACACATCAAGGCCGGCTCTTCTGCCGTAAATCGCCGCCGCAAGGCCGGCGGGCCCTGCGCCTATGATCACAAGCTCTCTTTTTTCCATGAGAAACCACCCCTCCAGATGAAAAACAATAACAACCACCGGGATTATACACGAAGCCACGAGACCGCGCGAGGTTTGCGCGAC
Proteins encoded:
- the trxB gene encoding thioredoxin-disulfide reductase gives rise to the protein MEKRELVIIGAGPAGLAAAIYGRRAGLDVLLLEKGVPGGQINITEEIENWPGVEHATGPELAAMFRSHAEKFKTEFRDADVSAVEVRDEAKVVVTNKGEIEAEAVIIATGAYFRRLGCEGEAEHIGQGVSYCAVCDGAFFEGEEIAVVGGGNTAVEEGEYLTTFASKVYIIHRRDEFRADRAAVERALSNPKIVPVWNTVVEKIEGDGMVENLVLKNIKTGEVSNLPVAGVFMFVGQSPHDEPVRGLVAAAKGGWIKTNDAMETSVEGIFAAGDVRDKRLRQVVTAASDGAIAAMSASAYINEQVHLRSVLLDPEHVTALFYSSIDREQVKLSDEVEALARDAGIKIALVDGYKNARMVEKLGLPSLPAMVELASGKTVKMTPVTDASSAGEFLKK